In Verrucomicrobiia bacterium, the genomic window AAGTGATCCATGACGAACGCCCGGCTTTGGGAACTGGTCGAGGTGGCCCCCATCAAATGTTTGATGGCCGTTGAACCGACGTAGTGTGTTTCGATGCCGGCCAGCCACGCCCGATGGCATAGATCGGTCTCCTCATAGTAGCAGAAATACTCTTCATCGAACAAGTAGCCACCCGCCTGCTGAATCACATCCCGACGCAGAAGCAGACAGGCTCCCTTCGCGCTGAATACGGGATAGCTGATGTGATATTTGCCGGAATCCGGCTTCAAGAAGCCATAGTGATACATGAAGCCGAAGCGCGTCATAAAGGATCCGCAACTGTCCAGGCGGTTTCCGTGGTTGGGCAACAGCATGCGGGGCTGCACCAGACCGGCTTCGGGGTGCTTTTCCAGATGGTCGCAAAGCACCTGCAAAAAGTCCGGGGTGACAATGGTGTCGCTGTTCAAGAGAAGAATCAGATCACCCGTGCAATGGGGAAGCCCGAGATTGTTGCCACCCGCAAAACCACGATTTGTTTGGCTGACCACACATTTCACCCACGGATACTCCTTCAACACTTCCAATGAATCGTCCTTGGATGCGTTGTCCACCACGATGACCTCAAAGCTGGGTTTTGTGATCTGGCGCACCGAGTCCAGACAAGGGCGCAAGAGAGAGGCGCCGTTGTAGTTTACGATCAAGATCGAAACGAAAGGCGCTGGTCTTGTTTCGCAAGGCGGTTGTGCGGTCATTGTGCGTATCAATTACCAAAGTGTAGTCTCTGGCGCAGCTTGAAAGCGGCGCTTCGGACAGGTCTTGCGGCGGCAATGCCGGTGCCGGCTGAAAGGGCTCCGCGTGGAGGTCCGGGCTCTTTCAGACTCTTTCAGGAGCTTGCTTGACCCCCGCCCGGCGCACTGCTGGAATGCCTTTATGCTCGCTGCGCATGCCAAAAGTTCACGATTTGACGATGATCCTTCCGGAGCGGGACAGGCTCTGCAGATCAGTGTCATTATTCTGAACTACAATGGCGCGCCATGGTTGAAACGCTGCCTTGAGTCGCTACACGGGCAAACGATCTTCACGGAGATCGAAGTGATCGTTGCCGACAACAACTCGCCGGATGCCTCGGCGCAACTGGCCGCGGAATTGATGAGCGGATGGAGCAACGGACGGGTGGTTCAGAATGGTGCCAATCTGGGTTTTTGCGAGGGCAACAACCGGGGCGCGGCTCACGCGCAGGGGCGGTGGTTGTTCTTCTTGAACAACGATACTTGGTTGGAGCCTGAGTGTCTGGAGACGCTGCTGGCTGCAGCAATGGAAGCGGGTGTGGAAGCGGCCACGCCGCTGATGCTGAATTACGAGGATGATTCGGTTCAATCTGCGGGGGGCGGTGGCTTTGACCTGTTCGGGCTGATGAGCCAGCAAAAGCCGTCCCGTGTCGCCACCGATGTTTTTGTCGCCGGAGGATGTTCCTACCTGATCAAGCGGGAATTGTTCAACCAACTCGGAGGGTTTGACCCCGTGTTTTACATGTATGCGGATGAATACGACCTGTCATGGCGTGTCTGGGCATCGGGAGCCAGAATTCGGCTGGTTCCGGCAGCCCGGCTTCACCATCGCGGAAGTGCCAACGTCAACCCGACGGGCGGTGACAAAATCATTGAAACACGCACCAGCGACACGAAGCGGTATTATTCCAATCGCAACAGTCTGCTTTTGCTTCTCAAAAATGCGCAGCATTTGCTCCTGTTGCTTGTCGTCCCTCAACTTGGGCTGCTGGCTTTGGAGGCTCTTGTCAGTCTGTTACTGGTTCGCCGTTGGTCGTTCGTCCGGCGGGCCTATTGGGATGCAGTCGTCGATTGTTGGAAACTCCGAGGCCACATCCTGGCGGAGCGCTCCAGGATGCGCGGACTGCGGCGCCGCAACGATTTTGGGATGCTGGTTTTTCTTCGCCTCCGTCCGAACCGCTGGGATGATGTGGTGAATCTTTGGCGGCGCGGCCTTCCGCGAATAACTGCGGGCTGACACGGCTTGGGAAGTGGGTTGCAGCGGGGAGTGCCAGCAATCCCGCCCTCGCATGATGGGTTGGCTCGCGATGAGCGCAGCATCATCCCAACAGCCAAAGCATTACTTTGGGCGGGGGGCGTCCAGATGCTTCACACAAAAAATGGAAAAGGATTTTTCGGGTTGCCGGCGGGTGAACAGGCAATGGGCGAAAATTGAAACCATGCCCCAAAAAAACTTGGGTTTGTGTTTGAGCGCCGCATATTCGCCCCGAAGTGATTTGGGGCCGCTCATTCCGATGATGGTATAGCCGCGTTGTCGCATTTCATCGGCCTGCCAGCCTGAAAGATGTTCCTGCAAGTCGCCGTTTTTGCTTTTTTGCGGAACAAATCCGTTCGGCGTGAAAATAACGACGCGCTTGGTGGCCAGGCGCTCCATGGCCGCCAGCATGGTCCAGCCATCCTCCTTGGGTAAGTGCTCGATGACGTCCAGCGCGATGCAGGCGTCGAATCTGCGGTTCTGAAAAAGTTGGTCGACCTTCCGCACGTCAGCGAGGTGATATTCATCATGCGTGCCGCGGCTCTGCGCCTTTTTCAATGAGGGCTCGTAACCGTCAACTCCCGTCAGATGCGCCGTGTGCAGAAACCGCATCGGCGAATAGTCGCCGCATCCCAAGTCCAAAACGGTGGTGCAGTCCTTCAGTGTCCGGCGGATCTCAATGATCAACGAGAAGAAGGACGGATTGGGAAGCGCTTCGCGCCAAATGTTAAAATGTTGTCGGCTCATAAACTAGCACAGGGTGGTGCTTTACCGTGCAGAAGTTCAACCAGTTGAAATGGATTTTTGAATGTGTCGGCATCAGGCAATGCGGACGCTGTCATACGCCGCGCGTGGCCATGGTTCTACATCGGTTCCAAGAGCGAAATGTCCGTGGACAGGCGGGTATTCTTCCAACCTTTGACTTCTGGTATCGCTTTCCCGGCGATTCTGGGATGCCAGGAAACCAGAATCGTGGAATTCATCAGTAACTGCGCCTCGTCGCTTTCAAAAACGGAGTATTCGCCGCCCTCAATGTCAATCTTTACGAAGCCGGGCCGGCCGAATTTTTCAGTCGCGTCGCGCAGTGAAATTGTCGCCACGACGGGGCCCGTTGCCTGTCCATTGAAATCCGGATCATAACTGCCCTTGAGGAAGCCGCCGTCCGCAGTCAGTGCATTGGGGACAATCACAACATTTGCGAACCTGGCCGTGCGATACCCGAGGTAGTAAAGCGAGTTCAGGTTCGGCTCGAACGCGAAGATTTTTGTCGCCGGGTTGCTGGTGGCCAGCATGGCCGTGTATTTGCCAACGGACGCGCCAACATCCCAAATGGGGCCGTTCGCCCACGTGCGGGTCAAGTAAGGGGCTTCATGCGGGTCCACATAACTCCCCAGCATCCGATCCGTATAAAGCCATCGGGAGGGGTGTCGCCGAATCGCGAAATTCAGCCGCATCGCAAGATTGTTCAGGACGTCCATGCTTCGGGGGGACAGCGATAAATATGAACGGAGAAAAGCAAAGCCACATCACGGTCGCAATCTAAATCCATGCCGCCCGGCCCGCGCATGCTTGTCTGTGCGCCCGTCTGGCGCCCCAAATCCGCGACCATGCGACCGGATGCGCACTGGACCAACTTGGGAAATTTTGCCTGCTGCGGGTGCCGGGCGCGACAGCTGGAATCAGCTTGTCGGTGAATCTCCGAGGTGCCAACTTGCCCGCCGTTGCCCTTGAACAATCCTCCCCGGGGCCATGTCAGAGGGGGAAACTGTTTGCGTTGCCCACGTCATGAGAGTTGACCTTGCGAAAATCACGCGCTCACCCTTTTTCGGGCCGGCGCTCATCATTATTCTTTTGTGTCTGCTCTTTGGCCGGAGCTTTCTTCCCGGCTATGTGCATTTCTCAAATGATGGCCCGCTGGGACAGCAAAACGCAGCCTGGACGAGCCTGCCGGCGGGCATATTCGGCGTTTGGAATGATTTGAACCATACGGGCTACGGCACCGGGGCGTTTCCTCTTGATATTACGTGTCTGCTTAAATCTTTCCTTGGCCCTGTCGGTTTCTCGAAATTCTTCGCGCCCATCAGCCTCGCCATTTTGGGCGTCGGAGCGTGGACTTTCTTCCGGGCGATGAAGCTTTCACCGGTGGCGTGCACGGTGGGGGCGGTTGCCGCCGCCCTTAATTCTGCCTTTTTTTCCGAAGCCTGCTGGGGTGTGGCCTCGCATGCCATTGCGTTTGGAATGGTCTTCATGGCGCTGGCCTTGGTGCAGGGCCTGACCGAAGAAATGTCGTGGCCGCTGCGCCTGACGCGACTGGTGCTGGCCGGCCTGTGCGTGGGCATGAACGTGATGGAGGCGGCGGACATCGGCGCGTTATTCAGCGTGTTTGTGGCTGGCTTCGTCTGCTTCAAGGCGTTTGTGGCTGGCAGCGGGCCTGCCATAAAGCGGCTTGGACGTGGGTTGATGAGCGTCGCCATTGTTGCCCTCTTTGCAGCTTTTATCGCGGCGCAGGCCTTGTCCACACTGGTCAGCACGCAAATAGTCGGCATTGCGGGCACGAGTCAGGACAGTCGAACCAAGGCTGAGAAATGGAACTGGGCCACGCAATTCAGTCTGCCCAAGAAGGAGGCGCTGGATCTTGTGGTCCCGGGGTTGTTTGGTTACCGCATGGATACGCCGGGGGGCGGTCAATACTGGGGGGAGGTTGGTCGCAGTCCGGGCTGGGAGGAGAACAAGAGCAACGCCAATTTTGGGGCACGTTACCGCGGGTCCGGCTTTTATGCCGGCGCGGTGGTGTGCGTGCTGGCCGCCTGGGCTTTGTTTCAAGCGATTCAGCGAAAGCGCTCCATCTATTCGGAACTCGAACGGAAATGGATCGGGTTTTGGCTCGCCACACTGGTGGTGAGTTTACTGCTTGGATTTGGTCGATTCGCTCCGTTCTATCAAATCGTTTACGCACTCCCGTATTTTTCCACCATCCGGAACCCAACGAAGTTTTTGTTCTTCGCGGAATTTGCCCTGGTTACGCTCGCGGCGTTCGGCGTCGAAGGGATTTGGCGGTTCGGCTCGGGCAAGTCATCTGTCCCGGCGGGAGCCCGGGGGGGCGATACCTCGTTTCGGCGACGCTGGGGGACGTTCAGCTTGGTGGCGCCCGCGGTGGTGCTGCTGGGCTGGCTGTTGTATGCCCAGTGGCGTCCGGCGTTGGAGCGATACGTGCAGACGCAAGGGTTCAGCGCGGGCGATGCCGCGGCCATTGCGCAGTTCAGCATTGGCCAGGTCGGCTGGTTCTGGGTGCTGGTGTCGGTCGGGGTGGCCTTGATTTGGTTTGCGATGCGCGGCCGCCTGCTGGCCGCCGGTTTCAACTGGAGCGGCCTCCTGGTGTGCGGGCTGCTG contains:
- a CDS encoding glycosyltransferase family 2 protein; its protein translation is MLDPRPAHCWNAFMLAAHAKSSRFDDDPSGAGQALQISVIILNYNGAPWLKRCLESLHGQTIFTEIEVIVADNNSPDASAQLAAELMSGWSNGRVVQNGANLGFCEGNNRGAAHAQGRWLFFLNNDTWLEPECLETLLAAAMEAGVEAATPLMLNYEDDSVQSAGGGGFDLFGLMSQQKPSRVATDVFVAGGCSYLIKRELFNQLGGFDPVFYMYADEYDLSWRVWASGARIRLVPAARLHHRGSANVNPTGGDKIIETRTSDTKRYYSNRNSLLLLLKNAQHLLLLLVVPQLGLLALEALVSLLLVRRWSFVRRAYWDAVVDCWKLRGHILAERSRMRGLRRRNDFGMLVFLRLRPNRWDDVVNLWRRGLPRITAG
- a CDS encoding glycosyltransferase family 2 protein encodes the protein MIVNYNGASLLRPCLDSVRQITKPSFEVIVVDNASKDDSLEVLKEYPWVKCVVSQTNRGFAGGNNLGLPHCTGDLILLLNSDTIVTPDFLQVLCDHLEKHPEAGLVQPRMLLPNHGNRLDSCGSFMTRFGFMYHYGFLKPDSGKYHISYPVFSAKGACLLLRRDVIQQAGGYLFDEEYFCYYEETDLCHRAWLAGIETHYVGSTAIKHLMGATSTSSQSRAFVMDHFLRNQLFSLAANLQPPTLCWLMPCYLLVFGSSLAGAVLTGKWLLARSHVRAVEFVLARLRKLMRQREVSRKIRRWSDREIFRRTLRHPSWRYFLRTFQGRLDAFVDQPLPGPFAL
- a CDS encoding FkbM family methyltransferase, which produces MRLNFAIRRHPSRWLYTDRMLGSYVDPHEAPYLTRTWANGPIWDVGASVGKYTAMLATSNPATKIFAFEPNLNSLYYLGYRTARFANVVIVPNALTADGGFLKGSYDPDFNGQATGPVVATISLRDATEKFGRPGFVKIDIEGGEYSVFESDEAQLLMNSTILVSWHPRIAGKAIPEVKGWKNTRLSTDISLLEPM
- a CDS encoding class I SAM-dependent methyltransferase; translation: MSRQHFNIWREALPNPSFFSLIIEIRRTLKDCTTVLDLGCGDYSPMRFLHTAHLTGVDGYEPSLKKAQSRGTHDEYHLADVRKVDQLFQNRRFDACIALDVIEHLPKEDGWTMLAAMERLATKRVVIFTPNGFVPQKSKNGDLQEHLSGWQADEMRQRGYTIIGMSGPKSLRGEYAALKHKPKFFWGMVSIFAHCLFTRRQPEKSFSIFCVKHLDAPRPK